The DNA sequence TCGCGTTCAGCGCGCCCGCCGCGGCGAGCGGACCCGGGTGCGGCGGGACGAGCCCGTGCAGCACCGAAAGCCCGGCCACCGCCGGAATCCCCAGCAGCATCAACGGTTTCCCGGTGCGCTTGACCGCCAGCAGCACCACCGGGATCAGCATGACGAGGCCGATCTCGAAGAACATCGGCAGCCCGATCAGCGCGGCGACGAGCGCCATCGCCCACGGCAGGCTCTTGTCGCGGGCCTTGCCGAGCACGGTGTCGACGATCTGGTCGGCGCCGCCCGAATCGGCCAGCAGCTTGCCGAGCATCGCGCCGAGGGCGATCAGGATGCCGACCGACGCGACCGTGCTGCCGACGCCGTTCGTGAAGCTCTTGAGCAGCTTGTCGACCGGCATCCCGGCGGTCAGCCCGAGCACGAGCGAACCGAGCACCAGCGACAGGAACGGGTGCAGCTTCACCTTGGTGATCAGCACGACGATGACGGCGATCGCGACGACGGTCGCGATGATCAGGCGGGAGTCGTGGCCGGTCCAGGCGGCGGCGAGGGTGGTCATGAGCGCTCCCGGAAGGCGGTGAGGGCGGCGGCGGTGATGTCCGCGGGCGTGTCGCGGATGTCGAAGATCGCGCCGGGCTCGTCCGGCTCGAGCGCTTCGAGGTCGGCGAGCTGGGAGTCCAGCAGCGACACCGGCATGAAGTGGCCCGAGCGCGACTTCATGCGCTCGGCGAGGATCTCGCGATCGCCGTGCAGGTGGGCGAACCAGACGTTCCCGCCGGTCCGCAGGACGTCGCGGTACCGGCGCTTGAGCGCGGACGACGTCACGACGCCGCCGGCGGCCTGGTGCTCGCGGATCCAGTCGGCGATGGCCTCGAGCCAGGGGGCGCGGTCCTCGTCGGTCAACGGGTGCCCCGCGGTCATCTTGTCGATGTTGGCCTTCGGATGGAACGAGTCCGCTTCGGCGTACTCGACGTCCAGCGCGCCGGCCAGCGCCGTGCCGATCGTCGTCTTGCCGGAGCCCGACACCCCCATCACCACGATGACGGTCATCCGCACCTCCCACTTCGTTGTGCCCAGGTGAGTCAAACTCAAAAGTACTACTTATTCAAGATGAAGTACTACTTAATCGAGTCAGACGGCTAGGTTGGGCGCTGTGAGGCACGAGCAGGTACTGGACGCGCTGGGTGCGGCGATCGCGAACGGGACGCTGCCACCGGGCACCGTGGTGCGCTCCGAAGAGCTGCAAGAGCGCTTCGGCGCCTCGCGGACAGTGGCCCGCGAAGTCGTCCGGGTGCTGGAGACGATGCGGCTGACCAGCAGCAAGCGGCGGGTCGGGGTGATCGTGCGCGAGCCGGCGGAGTGGAACCACTACGACCCGCGCCTGATCCGCTGGCAGCTCGACGGCCCGGCCCGCCCGGCGGCGCTCGCCACCCTGAACGAGCTCCGCTCGGCGATCGAACCCTGCGCGGCGCGCTACGCGGCCCTGCGCGCGACGCCGGAGGAGCGCGGCCGGCTCGGCGCGCTGGGGGAGCGGCTGGCGCGCACGGCCCGCGCCCGCGACCTCCCGACGTTCCTCGAGTTCGACATCGCGTTCCACGACCTGCTGCTCAGCTCGTCGCGCAACCCGATGTTCGCGCAGCTGTCCGAGGTCGTCGCGGAGGTGCTCACCGGCCGGACCGGGCACGGCCTGATGCCCCCGGAACCGCAGCCCGAGGCGGTGGCGCTGCACCTGGAGGTGGCCGCGGCGGTGGCGGCCGGGGAGGCGGACCGGGCCGAGCGGGCGATGCGGGACATCGTCGTCCAGGCGCGCGAGGAGATCGCGGCGCTGGTCGAGTAGTGCTGAAGGGGACTTTCCCGGCATCTGACGCGGGCAACGTCCCCTTCAGCTCGGCCCGGGCACGCGGTGAGGCGGGTTCCGGGGTCGAGTAACCTCCTCGGGAACTGCAGTTTTCTTCCGCCGGGGGGCACGGGTGAGCGCGGCGCGCGCGATCGGACTGGTGTTGGGTGTGGCGGCCGACGGCGCCCTCGGCGACCCCCGCCGCCGTCCGCCGGTGACGGCGTTCCGCAGGCTGACGCCCGGCCGCGGTGCCCTCGTCGCGGGCGCCGCGGTGGT is a window from the Amycolatopsis sp. cg9 genome containing:
- a CDS encoding FadR/GntR family transcriptional regulator yields the protein MRHEQVLDALGAAIANGTLPPGTVVRSEELQERFGASRTVAREVVRVLETMRLTSSKRRVGVIVREPAEWNHYDPRLIRWQLDGPARPAALATLNELRSAIEPCAARYAALRATPEERGRLGALGERLARTARARDLPTFLEFDIAFHDLLLSSSRNPMFAQLSEVVAEVLTGRTGHGLMPPEPQPEAVALHLEVAAAVAAGEADRAERAMRDIVVQAREEIAALVE
- a CDS encoding gluconokinase, coding for MTVIVVMGVSGSGKTTIGTALAGALDVEYAEADSFHPKANIDKMTAGHPLTDEDRAPWLEAIADWIREHQAAGGVVTSSALKRRYRDVLRTGGNVWFAHLHGDREILAERMKSRSGHFMPVSLLDSQLADLEALEPDEPGAIFDIRDTPADITAAALTAFRERS